In Pyrus communis chromosome 15, drPyrComm1.1, whole genome shotgun sequence, the genomic stretch GGAAACCTCTCGAGTCGAATGAGGAACTTTTTGAAACTGGCTTGCTTGCCGATAAATAAGAGATGCCTCTCATCCTCAGCCACAATGCCTGTGATTGATGAGCCTCTCGCAGACGCAGCTGATCATCCGTTTACAAAGAGCTGTTTGTGGGCATCGCCCGGCAGCCATGGATGATCGTTTTGTAAATTCACTCGTTTGCTAATcgtgttttcagctttcacGGTCTTGGTGGATGATAGGATTCAAACTTAACTAGTTTTGCTTTCCATAAAATGAGACATTTGATGTATGCCATCAAAGTACTATATTTCCTTGTAATTCAAGTAAAAGGGCGATAGCCGCCTTTTTTGGCTCCCCATTTTTACTACTTCAGCCTTTACTCTCTCTTGCGGCCAGAGTTGCTGTGTAATCTTGAACCAGTTTTTGACTGAATATATAAAAAGTAGTACTATTACATACAAGTCTTTCTCTTCATCATCGAGTTTTGGACAAATGCTCCGGAGTATTGAATAACAGCCGTTGAATTGGATCTAACGGCTCTAAGTAGCGGAGTATTCAGTACCTGGGAGCACTGTTGATTTTTAGCAAATTTTGATTGATCTTTAGAGTGGATGGAAATGAAAGTTTGTTGAGCATATAGATTGAAATTATGATATGAATTCACCAACAATCTTTACAAGTGCAGTTTCCGTCAACGAACCGATGGAATCTGTAGTTATCTCTGATTACAATCTCTCTGTTATACGCCTGTGATATCAGTTTCATAGCTGAATGGCAATCTCTACATATCTGCACATTATTCACTACTCGAATCGGAGTTCTCGGAGGGTTGCTTATAAGACCAAAAGCAACTGCCAGTCTTTCACTGTGGTAAGCTGAAGTTTCTTCCGGCTTCTGCTTTTGTAGTAAGCACTTCATCTCATCCAGCATTGCATAAATCTCAGCAGATTGAGGGTCTGAAAAATCCCAAGCTGTAAATGCGTGTACATTTCCATCCTGTTCTATCAGACTGCATCCTGGCTGCTTTCTCACTCCTAGTTCATGTAGCTTCTTTCTTGCCCAGCTCACGTCATCCAATCTTCCAGCTTTTTCATAAATGTTGGAAAGAAGAGCATAAGCAGAAGCACTTTGAGGGTCTATTTCTATGAGCTGCTGAAATGCTTTTTCTGCAAGTGTTACGTTCCGATGGCTTCCACATGCTCTCAACAAGGAACTCCAAATAGAGATATCTGGTTTAATGGGCATGTTTTCGATGAATTTTACTGCCTCGTCTAAGCACCCGACGCGACCTAGGAGATCAACCATACAACCATAGTGCTGGATCTTAGGAACAATGTTGTAGACATTACTCATCTTGTTGAAGTATCTGTATCCTTCATTGACTAAGCCTCCATGGCTACAAGCAGATAGAAGAGCTACGAAAGTGACGTGATCTGGCTTTATTGATAGGGCTTCCATTTCTGTGTAGAGATCAATAGCTTTCGTGGCTTGCCCTTCCATGGCATGTGCCGCTATCATAGCAGTCCACACAAACACATTTCTTTCAGTCATCTCTGAGAATATCTCGTAGGCTTTTTCAATGCATCCGCACTTTCCATACATGTCGATCAGAGCAGTTCCCAACATGTTATCTACTTCAATGTGTTTCTTTTTTATGTAGACATGAACCCAAATGCCATGATTCAGGGCTGCAACACTGGCACATGAAGATAGTACACTGACTAACGTGACATTGTCGGGTTGTATATTTGAACTCTGCATCTTACGGAACAACCCAAACACTTCCCCGAATCGATGAGACATAGAATAGCAGTTGATCATGGTGTTCCACGAGACCACATCCTTCTCAGGGATCTCATTGAAGAAGAGTCTAGCCTTCCTAACATCTCCACTTCTGCAAAACGCATCCAACATCGAATTCCACGAAACGACACTCTTGCAAGGCAACTGCTCAAAAACTAAGCAAGCCTCGGGCAGCCTGTCACATTTGGCATACAAATCTATCAGAGCATTCCCAAGAAATCCTTCAACATTCATTCCATATTTGACAACCAGACCGTGAATGGATCTGCCTAACCCGGAATCTCCCACGTGAACACATGCCGAAAGTACTGTGACCATAAGAACATCATCTGGGATCAAATCTGTTTCCCTCATTTGCCTAAACAACTCCAGACCTTCCTTATAGTAACCTCCTTGAACATAACCCGAAATCATCGTCATCCATGAAATCAAGTTCTTTTCTGCCATCTGATCGAACAGGCGCGTAGCAGCACATATTTCATTAAATTTCACATACCCACCAACCATAATAGTCCCCAAAACAATATCAATCTCAGAGCTTCCTCTACCAACAAGCTCAAGTGCCTTATCCATTCTCCCACACTTGACATACATATCCACCATACAATTCATCAAATTCCCCCCAATTTCCAATCCATTCTCGTCAATATACCGGTGCAACTCCTCCCCCGTTTCCAAATCCCTCAGCTTTGCGCACGCCGAAACTAAGCTAAGCATCGTAATCCCATCGGGTTTGACCCCATCAGCCTGCATTTCCTGAAACAAACTCAAAGCCTCACAACACATTCCCATGCGCACATTGCACGATATCATCGTATTCCAACTAACCACATCTCTCTCAGGCAATACCTCAAACAGCTGCCGCACTTCATCCACCTTCCCACATTTCGAATACAATCCCATCAAATTGTTAACCAGGGACCTATTGTCCCCCAACCCATTTTTCAAAATCCGTCCATGGATCTCTGTCCCGTGTCGAAAGGCCAAAAGCCTCGAACAAGCATGAATCAAGAAGTGGAAGGTGGATGCATCCAAATGCACTCTTTCACTGACCATATAACAGTAAGTTACAAGTACATCTCTAAAAGCTCCATTTCGGAGCTTGTTTTCCATAAGGGTGTTACAAATAACGGTCTCTGTCTCGTGGGTTTGGCTGAAAATTTGATGAGCATGATGAGAATGTTCGATGGTGATGAAGAACCAGAGAGCGTGGCTCGCCGTGGAGGGGTCACGGATGAGGTTTGTGGTGATTAATCGGGCGTGGATCGGTGCGAATTCTCTGAGGTTTGAGCAGGATCTCAACAAGGTGATGGCGCAGTTTGATCCTCTGGTGGTTTGATTAAAGACTtcatttttggttgttttttgtgTGGAAGATAAGCTTGAGAGAAGAGTAGGAATGGCTACGGCCATCTTGCATTTTTGGCCGTTACTTCCCtccaaatttcattttgtagCATCTATAAGTTTGcagataagattttttttttttctttttcctaatgTCTCTGTAAGTCTTCTCGGTTATCGCGGGATGAGTGAATAACCGTGACTTGTCATCAATTGTTCccctttaaagaaaaaaaaaattattgttcatGGATTTGATAATTATGATTAGTTTAGGTCATAGATGTGATGATTATGATTAGTTCATCAATTCATTTATTATAACTGTGTTGTGTAAGATATATGAATTATATTACCCGCATATATCATAACACGACGACTAGTAATAAAATTTTCGGACAAAGTATATTTTGTGACCTGTGAGTCATTAATTTGTAGAGGCATTGAGAATGTATGATTAAATTAGAGGGCAACTAATGTATGGTACAACATATTAACTCCAAATCCATGCATCTCGATGCAAGGCGGATGTACATTAGGACCAAAGTGGTCCGAGGACTAaccaaagtttgaaaaatacatATAAAAGTCTTTTAAGAACTTTCTGAATGTttagaaatgatttttttttatgtccaCCAAGTGTTTAATTAATGTGTACTAAGCAAATCTTGACAGGTTACATTAACAACGCTAAAAAAAATCCTCTTATATCATTTATCAGATTGCTTAAATATATCGATATTTGTTGACATATAAGCAACATAGTTTGATTGAAGACAAGAAGTCGGCCACGGATTCAAAGAAATGTCTTAGgaataaattctttttttagCACACTTCGCTCTGTTTCTAAAACCTTGAGAGTttacccaaaaaaccaaaaaaaaaaaaaaaaaaaagtgctacCTTGAGACCCCAAGTTCGA encodes the following:
- the LOC137717031 gene encoding pentatricopeptide repeat-containing protein At3g62890-like, with amino-acid sequence MAVAIPTLLSSLSSTQKTTKNEVFNQTTRGSNCAITLLRSCSNLREFAPIHARLITTNLIRDPSTASHALWFFITIEHSHHAHQIFSQTHETETVICNTLMENKLRNGAFRDVLVTYCYMVSERVHLDASTFHFLIHACSRLLAFRHGTEIHGRILKNGLGDNRSLVNNLMGLYSKCGKVDEVRQLFEVLPERDVVSWNTMISCNVRMGMCCEALSLFQEMQADGVKPDGITMLSLVSACAKLRDLETGEELHRYIDENGLEIGGNLMNCMVDMYVKCGRMDKALELVGRGSSEIDIVLGTIMVGGYVKFNEICAATRLFDQMAEKNLISWMTMISGYVQGGYYKEGLELFRQMRETDLIPDDVLMVTVLSACVHVGDSGLGRSIHGLVVKYGMNVEGFLGNALIDLYAKCDRLPEACLVFEQLPCKSVVSWNSMLDAFCRSGDVRKARLFFNEIPEKDVVSWNTMINCYSMSHRFGEVFGLFRKMQSSNIQPDNVTLVSVLSSCASVAALNHGIWVHVYIKKKHIEVDNMLGTALIDMYGKCGCIEKAYEIFSEMTERNVFVWTAMIAAHAMEGQATKAIDLYTEMEALSIKPDHVTFVALLSACSHGGLVNEGYRYFNKMSNVYNIVPKIQHYGCMVDLLGRVGCLDEAVKFIENMPIKPDISIWSSLLRACGSHRNVTLAEKAFQQLIEIDPQSASAYALLSNIYEKAGRLDDVSWARKKLHELGVRKQPGCSLIEQDGNVHAFTAWDFSDPQSAEIYAMLDEMKCLLQKQKPEETSAYHSERLAVAFGLISNPPRTPIRVVNNVQICRDCHSAMKLISQAYNREIVIRDNYRFHRFVDGNCTCKDCW